Proteins from one Pongo abelii isolate AG06213 chromosome 7, NHGRI_mPonAbe1-v2.0_pri, whole genome shotgun sequence genomic window:
- the GDF6 gene encoding growth/differentiation factor 6 has translation MDTPRVLLSAVFLISFLWDLPGFQQASISSSSSSAELGSTKGMRSRKEGKMQRAPRESDAGREGQEPQPRPQDEPRAQQPRAQEPPGRGPRVVPHEYMLSIYRTYSIAEKLGINASFFQSSKSANTITSFVDRGLDDLSHTPLRRQKYLFDVSMLSDKEELVGAELRLFRQAPSAPWGPPAGPLHVQLFPCLSSLLLDARTLDPQGAPPAGWEVFDVWQGLRRQPWKQLCLELRAAWGEPDAGEAETRARGPQQPPPPDLRSLGFGRRVRPPQERALLVVFTRSQRKNLFAEMREQLGSAEAADLGTGAEGSWPPLSGAPDAGPWVPSPGRRRRRTAFASRHGKRHGKKSRLRCSKKPLHVNFKELGWDDWIIAPLEYEAYHCEGVCDFPLRSHLEPTNHAIIQTLMNSMDPGSTPPSCCVPTKLTPISILYIDAGNNVVYKQYEDMVVESCGCR, from the exons ATGGATACTCCCAGGGTCCTGCTCTCGGCCGTCTTCCTCATCAGTTTTCTGTGGGATTTGCCTGGTTTCCAGCAGGCTTCCATCTCATCTTCCTCGTCGTCCGCCGAACTGGGCTCCACCAAGGGCATGCGGAGCCGCAAGGAAGGCAAGATGCAGCGGGCGCCGCGCGAGAGTGACGCGGGCCGGGAGGGCCAGGAACCACAGCCGCGGCCTCAGGACGAACCCCGGGCTCAGCAGCCCCGGGCGCAGGAGCCGCCAGGCAGGGGTCCGCGCGTGGTGCCCCACGAGTACATGCTGTCAATCTACAGGACTTACTCCATCGCTGAGAAGCTGGGCATCAATGCCAGCTTTTTCCAGTCTTCCAAGTCGGCTAATACGATCACCAGCTTTGTAGACAGGGGACTAG ACGATCTCTCGCACACTCCTCTCCGGAGACAGAAGTATTTGTTTGATGTGTCCATGCTCTCagacaaagaagagctggtgggCGCGGAGCTGCGGCTCTTTCGCCAGGCGCCCTCAGCGCCCTGGGGGCCACCAGCCGGGCCGCTCCACGTGCAGCTCTTCCCTTGCCTTTCGTCCCTGCTGCTGGACGCGCGGACCCTGGACCCGCAGGGGGCGCCGCCGGCCGGCTGGGAAGTCTTCGACGTGTGGCAGGGCCTGCGCCGCCAGCCCTGGAAGCAGCTGTGCTTGGAGCTGCGGGCCGCATGGGGCGAGCCGGACGCCGGGGAGGCCGAGACGCGCGCGCGGGGACCCCAGCAACCGCCGCCCCCGGACCTGCGGAGTCTGGGCTTCGGCCGGAGGGTGCGGCCTCCCCAGGAGCGGGCCCTGCTCGTGGTATTCACCAGATCCCAGCGCAAGAACCTGTTCGCAGAGATGCGCGAGCAGCTGGGCTCGGCCGAGGCTGCAGACCTGGGCACGGGCGCGGAGGGGTCGTGGCCGCCGCTGTCGGGCGCCCCGGACGCCGGGCCTTGGGTGCCCTCGCCAGGCCGCCGGCGGCGGCGCACGGCCTTCGCCAGTCGCCATGGCAAGCGGCACGGCAAGAAGTCCAGGCTACGCTGCAGCAAGAAGCCCCTGCACGTGAACTTCAAGGAGCTGGGCTGGGACGACTGGATTATCGCGCCCCTGGAGTACGAGGCCTATCACTGCGAGGGTGTATGCGACTTCCCGCTGCGCTCGCACCTGGAGCCCACCAACCACGCCATCATCCAGACGCTGATGAACTCCATGGACCCCGGCTCCACCCCGCCCAGCTGCTGCGTGCCCACCAAATTGACTCCCATCAGCATTCTATACATCGACGCGGGCAATAATGTGGTCTACAAGCAGTACGAGGACATGGTGGTGGAGTCGTGCGGCTGCAGGTAG